A single window of Methanoculleus oceani DNA harbors:
- a CDS encoding PAS domain S-box protein: MHECTPAHGDNLALSGILDAFDEGLLIINPDNRVACINKHLRHLLDIDRDALCETDADLFVRRALVTRICEESGRAEIFSFLSGRSRAADVLCTLRSPGSGEKRVRCLCRAVHEGPLRGNRIVRLSFESSDLRGGSVADAPILPGPVPGRPADTPKQRRIEEILRESEDRYRFLVENLNEGIGLIDREGVAVFANQRMADIVGYPVTEIIGLPVSALVDETGAGCLGEYLQNLGRNMHEVFEIDLIRKDGARVHTLMATTPIVNADGTCRGFLVGVQDITPMKRMEAQLRESEEKYRSLVELSAEATMIHRDGKIIFINPAGVRLLGASCPEEVLGKAILDIVHPDTRSTVEAFTARDLQGEQTPLIELLVVRVDGTTVPIEGRGTRTFFEGRPAVQVVIRDVTHRKLAEEQLQARNRHLLLLNRIIATSASAHLPGELLETALNQTLDLLGYDGGAIYRLDAGRGEATLQCRRNMPDAYLDPAGNILGVSFADTLATGHPCYLEQDRAPNTSGSRLLRELGLAALACIPLVVESDVVGALLIGSRDRGSFSHDERALLEAVGREIGAGIMRGMLYRRLEVANREANLYLDILTHDIRNADNVANIYADILIDELEGEPARHARKLKAGIKKSIEITANVATIRKIHESRAGLTPLGLHDVIREEIAHFPDARITYGGPDVMVLADDLLPEVFTNLIGNAAKYGGKCVEVTVTVESLDEGTVIVTVADNGPGIPEDAKETIFFRFEREGGRRGSHGLGLSICRMLTARYGGRIWVEDRVPGHPEEGAAFRFTLRKAGGDRGP, from the coding sequence ATGCATGAATGCACACCCGCACACGGCGATAACCTCGCCCTCTCCGGCATCCTGGACGCGTTCGACGAGGGGCTGCTCATCATCAACCCCGACAACCGGGTGGCCTGCATCAACAAGCATCTCCGGCACCTCCTCGACATCGACCGGGACGCACTATGTGAGACCGATGCGGATCTGTTCGTCCGCCGGGCCCTGGTAACCCGTATCTGCGAGGAGTCGGGCAGGGCCGAGATCTTTTCGTTCCTCTCCGGCCGCTCCCGGGCTGCCGATGTCCTGTGCACGCTGCGGTCGCCCGGGAGCGGGGAGAAACGCGTCCGCTGCTTGTGCCGGGCTGTGCATGAAGGTCCGCTTCGCGGAAATCGGATCGTTCGTCTCTCTTTCGAATCATCCGACCTCCGGGGCGGTTCTGTTGCTGACGCCCCGATCCTCCCGGGACCGGTGCCCGGAAGGCCTGCGGATACCCCCAAACAGAGGCGGATAGAGGAGATCCTGCGGGAGAGCGAGGACAGGTACCGGTTCCTCGTCGAGAACCTCAACGAAGGCATCGGGCTGATCGACAGAGAGGGTGTCGCGGTCTTTGCCAACCAGAGAATGGCCGATATCGTCGGCTACCCGGTCACTGAGATCATAGGATTGCCGGTCTCCGCGCTCGTCGATGAGACGGGCGCCGGATGCCTTGGAGAGTATCTGCAGAACCTGGGCCGGAACATGCACGAAGTCTTTGAGATCGATCTGATCCGTAAAGACGGCGCCCGTGTCCATACGCTGATGGCGACCACCCCGATCGTCAACGCCGACGGCACCTGCCGGGGGTTCCTTGTGGGGGTTCAGGACATCACCCCCATGAAACGGATGGAGGCGCAACTCCGGGAGAGCGAGGAGAAGTATCGATCGCTTGTCGAACTCTCCGCCGAGGCGACCATGATCCACCGCGACGGGAAGATCATATTCATCAACCCCGCCGGCGTGAGGCTGCTCGGCGCTTCATGCCCGGAGGAGGTCCTCGGGAAAGCGATCCTCGATATCGTCCACCCCGACACCCGGAGCACCGTCGAGGCCTTCACCGCACGGGACCTGCAGGGGGAGCAGACGCCGCTCATCGAACTGCTGGTTGTCAGGGTTGACGGGACGACGGTCCCCATCGAGGGGAGGGGCACACGGACGTTCTTTGAGGGCCGGCCCGCGGTCCAGGTCGTTATACGGGACGTCACCCACCGGAAACTGGCGGAGGAGCAGCTGCAGGCACGGAACCGCCACCTCCTGCTGCTGAATCGGATCATCGCCACATCCGCATCGGCCCATCTGCCGGGAGAACTGCTGGAGACGGCACTCAACCAGACGCTCGACCTCCTCGGCTACGACGGCGGCGCTATCTACCGTCTCGATGCCGGACGGGGCGAGGCCACCCTCCAGTGCCGGCGGAACATGCCGGATGCGTACCTGGATCCGGCAGGGAACATCCTGGGAGTGTCGTTCGCCGACACCCTCGCCACCGGCCATCCCTGCTACCTTGAACAGGACCGGGCGCCGAACACCTCCGGGTCCCGCCTCCTCCGGGAACTCGGGCTTGCCGCACTCGCCTGCATCCCGCTCGTCGTCGAGTCCGATGTCGTCGGGGCGCTCCTCATCGGGAGCAGGGACCGGGGATCGTTCTCCCATGACGAGCGCGCGCTCCTCGAGGCGGTCGGCCGGGAGATCGGGGCCGGCATCATGCGGGGGATGCTCTACCGGAGGCTTGAGGTGGCAAACCGGGAGGCAAACCTCTACCTCGATATCCTTACGCACGATATCCGGAACGCCGACAACGTCGCAAACATTTATGCCGACATTCTCATCGACGAACTCGAGGGAGAGCCGGCCCGGCATGCCCGGAAATTGAAGGCCGGGATCAAGAAGAGTATCGAGATCACCGCGAACGTCGCCACTATCCGGAAGATCCACGAGAGTCGGGCAGGACTTACGCCTCTTGGCCTCCACGACGTGATCCGTGAGGAGATCGCCCACTTCCCCGACGCCCGTATCACCTACGGCGGGCCGGACGTGATGGTCCTCGCCGACGACCTCCTCCCCGAGGTCTTCACGAACCTCATCGGTAACGCCGCAAAGTACGGGGGAAAGTGTGTCGAGGTCACGGTTACGGTCGAGAGCCTGGATGAGGGGACCGTCATCGTCACGGTCGCCGACAACGGCCCCGGTATCCCGGAGGACGCGAAGGAGACCATCTTCTTCCGGTTCGAGCGGGAGGGCGGCAGGCGAGGAAGCCATGGTCTCGGCCTCTCGATCTGCCGGATGCTCACCGCACGCTACGGCGGCAGAATCTGGGTCGAGGACCGCGTCCCGGGCCACCCGGAGGAGGGTGCGGCGTTCCGGTTCACCCTCCGGAAGGCCGGGGGCGACAGGGGCCCGTAA